In Populus trichocarpa isolate Nisqually-1 chromosome 16, P.trichocarpa_v4.1, whole genome shotgun sequence, a genomic segment contains:
- the LOC7467622 gene encoding citrate synthase, glyoxysomal — MSESSIIARGRLAVLTAHLLGAPLESSEDSDIQRWCVSAQVPTPGDLKGVLTVIDERTGKKYQIQVSQDGTVKASDFKKISTGKSDKGLKLYDPGYLNTAPVISKISYIDGDEGILRYRGYPIEELAESSTFLEVAYLILYGNLPSQSQLADWEFAISQHSAVPQGVLDIIQAMPHDAHPMGVLVSAMSSLSIFHPDANPALRGQDLYKSKQVRDKQIARILGKAPTIAAAAYLRLAGRPPVLPSSNLSYSENFLYMLDSLGNRSYKPNPRLARVLDILFILHAEHEMNCSTSAARHLASSGVDVYTALAGAVGALYGPLHGGANEAVLKMLSEIGTIENIPDFIEGVKNRKRKMSGFGHRVYKNYDPRAKVIKKLAEEVFSIVGRDPLIEVAVALEKAALADEYFVKRKLYPNVDFYSGLIYRAMGFPTEFFPVLFAIPRMAGYLAHWRESLDDPDTKIMRPQQVYTGEWLRHYMPLKERMIQTDADRLGQVSISNASRRRLAGSGV; from the exons ATGTCAGAATCATCTATAATTGCTCGCGGGCGGTTGGCCGTGCTCACAGCTCATTTACTCGGAGCGCCCCTCGAATCGTCGGAGGACTCGGACATCCAGCGGTGGTGCGTGTCTGCTCAAGTCCCTACTCCTGGCGATCTCAAGGGCGTGTTAACTGTGATCGATGAGAGGACCGGTAAGAAATACCAAATTCAGGTCTCTCAAGACGGGACCGTCAAAGCCTCTGATTTCAAGAag ATCTCAACAGGAAAGAGTGACAAGGGGCTGAAATTGTATGATCCAGGATATCTGAATACAGCACCTGTTATTTCAAAGATTTCATATATAGATGGTGATGAGGGTATCCTTAGATACAGAGGGTACCCTATTGAGGAATTGGCTGAGAGCAGTACCTTTTTGGAAGTAGCCTATCTCATTT tGTATGGGAATTTACCGTCTCAAAGTCAGTTAGCAGACTGGGAATTTGCCATTTCACAACATTCAGCTGTACCTCAGGGTGTTTTG GATATTATACAGGCAATGCCTCATGATGCACATCCAATGGGGGTGCTAGTCAGTGCAATGAGTTCCCTTTCCATCTTTCATCCTGATGCTAACCCAGCTCTTAGA GGGCAAGATCTTTACAAGTCAAAACAAGTGAGAGACAAACAGATTGCACGCATTCTTGGAAAG GCACCAACCATTGCAGCAGCAGCTTATTTGAGGTTGGCTGGTAGACCTCCAGTTCTGCCTTCTAGCAACCTTTCTTATTCAGAGAACTTCCTATACATGCTAGACTCATT GGGCAATAGATCATATAAACCAAATCCTCGACTGGCTCGAGTTCTAGACATACTTTTCATACTGCACGCAGAACATGAAATGAATTGCTCCACTTCAGCTGCTCGACATCTTGCATCCAG TGGTGTCGATGTATACACTGCTCTTGCTGGGGCTGTTGGAGCATTGTATGGTCCTCTTCATGGTGGAGCAAATGAG GCTGTGCTTAAGATGCTGAGTGAGATTGGAACCATTGAAAACATTCCAGATTTCATCGAGGGTGTGAAGAACAG GAAGCGAAAGATGTCAGGTTTTGGGCATCGTGTGTATAAAAACTATGATCCCAGAGCAAAAGTCATTAAGAAATTGGCAGAGGAAGTGTTTTCCATTGTTGGTCGGGATCCTCTTATCGAG GTAGCGGTTGCCTTGGAAAAAGCTGCTTTAGCTGATGAATATTTTGTTAAGAGGAAGCTGTATCCAAATGTTGATTTCTACTCTGGGTTAATATATAG GGCAATGGGATTCCCAACGGAGTTTTTCCCTGTCTTGTTTGCAATTCCTCGAATGGCTGGTTATTTAGCTCACTGGAGAGAATCACTGGATGATCCTGATACAAAGATAATGAGACCACAACAG GTTTACACTGGCGAATGGTTGCGACATTATATGCCACTCAAAGAACGGATGATACAAACCGATGCGGATAGGCTTGGCCAAGTTTCCATTTCAAATGCCTCTAGGCGACGACTTGCTGGATCCGGGGTTTAG